Proteins found in one Ovis aries strain OAR_USU_Benz2616 breed Rambouillet chromosome 19, ARS-UI_Ramb_v3.0, whole genome shotgun sequence genomic segment:
- the RPL32 gene encoding large ribosomal subunit protein eL32 — translation MAALRPLVKPKIVKKRTKKFIRHQSDRYVKIKRNWRKPRGIDNRVRRRFKGQILMPNIGYGSNKKTKHMLPSGFRKFLVHNVKELEVLLMCNKSYCAEIAHNVSSKNRKAIVERAAQLAIRITNPNARLRSEENE, via the exons ATGGCTGCCCTCAGACCCCTCGTGAAGCCCAAGATCGTCAAAAAGAGGACCAAGAAGTTCATCCGGCATCAGTCAGACCGATATGTCAAAATCAAG CGGAACTGGCGGAAACCCAGAGGCATTGACAACAGGGTGCGCAGAAGATTCAAGGGCCAGATCTTGATGCCCAATATCGGTTACGGGAGCAACAAGAAAACCAAGCACATGCTGCCCAGCGGCTTCCGGAAGTTCCTGGTGCACAACGTCAAGGAGCTTGAGGTGCTGCTGATGTGCAACAA ATCTTACTGTGCTGAGATTGCTCACAACGTCTCCTCCAAGAACCGCAAGGCCATTGTGGAAAGAGCGGCCCAGCTGGCCATCAGAATCACCAATCCCAATGCCCGGCTGCGCAGCGAGGAAAACGAATAG
- the CAND2 gene encoding cullin-associated NEDD8-dissociated protein 2 isoform X1 — translation MGRVRLRGRKGSGTVAELGSGESASTSRFMATSDLMSELQKDSIQLDEDSERKVVKMLLRLLEDKNGEVQNLAVKCLGPLVGKVKEYQVETIVDALCANMRSDKEQLRDIAGIGLKTVLSELPTAATGSSLASNVCRKITGQLTSAIAQQEDVAVQLEALDILSDMLSRLGAPLGAFHASLLHCLLPQLSSPRLAVRKRAVGALGHLAAACSTDLFVELADHLLDRLPGPRAPASPAAIRTLIQCLGSIGRQAGHRLGAHLDRLVPLVEEFCNLDDDELRESCLQAFEAFLRKCPKEMAPHVPNVTSLCLQYIKHDPNYNYDSDEDEEQMETEDSEFSEQESEEEYSDDDDVSWKVRRAAAKCLAALIDSRPDLLPDFHCALAPALIHRFKEREENVKADVFGAYIVLLRQTRPPKGWMEVMEEPTQTGSNLQMLRGQVPLVMKALQRQLKDRSARARQGCFSLLTELAGVLPGSLAEHMPVLVAGIVFSLADRSSSSTIRMDALAFLQGLLGTEPAEAFQPHLPTLLPPVLACVADPFYKIAAEALLVLQELVRALWPLDGPRKLDPEPYVGEMSAATLARLRATDLDQEVKERAISCMGHLVGHLGDRLGDDLEPSLLLLLDRLRNEITRLSAVKALTLVAVSPLKISLQPILAEALPILASFLRKNQRALRLATLAALAALAQSQGPGLPPSAVRAVLAELPALVSESDMHVAQLAVDFLATVTRAQPASMAEVSGPVLAELLRLLRSPLLPAGVLMATEGFLQALVGTRPPCVDYAKLIGLLTAPVYEQAADGGPGLHKQVFHSLARCVAALAAACPQEAAGTANRLVGEARSPSSSPGVKVLAFLSLAEVGQVAGPGPQRELKAVLLEALGSPSEDVRAAASYALGRVGAGNLPDFLPFLLGQMEAEPRRQYLLLHSLREALGAAQPDSLKPYAEDIWALLFQRCEGAEEGTRGVVAECIGKLVLVNPPFLLPRFRKQLAAGRPHTRCTAITAAKYLISDQPHPIDPLLKTFIGEFMESLQDPDLNVRRATLAFFNSAVHNKPSLVRDLLDDILPFLYQETKIRRDLIREVEMGPFKHTVDDGLDVRKAAFECMYSLLESCLGQLDVCEFLNHVEDGLKDHYDIRMLTFIMLARLATLCPVPVLQRVDRLIEPLRATCTAKVKAGSVKQEFEKQDELKRSAMRAVATLLTIPEVGKSPIMADFSSQIRSNPELAALFESIQKDSVSAPSTDSMELS, via the exons atggggagagtGAGGCTCAGAGGCAGAAAGGGCTCAGGCACCGTCGCAGAGTTAGGAAGTGGAGAATCCGCGTCCACATCCAG GTTCATGGCCACCAGTGACCTGATGTCGGAGCTTCAGAAGGACTCCATCCAGCTGGACGAGGACAGTGAGCGCAAGGTGGTGAAGATGCTGCTCCGGCTCCTGGAGGACAAGAATGGGGAGGTGCAAAACCTAGCTGTCAAGTG CTTGGGTCCTCTGGTGGGCAAAGTGAAGGAGTACCAGGTGGAGACTATCGTGGATGCCCTCTGTGCCAACATGCGGTCGGACAAGGAGCAGCTCCGAGACATCGCTGGCATCGGCCTGAAGACCGTCCTGTCAGAGCTCCCCACTGCGGCCACAG GCTCCAGCCTGGCCTCCAACGTGTGCCGGAAGATCACCGGCCAGCTCACCAGTGCGATCGCCCAGCAGGAGGATGTGGCCGTGCAGCTGGAAGCCCTGGACATCCTTTCTGACATGCTGAGCAG GCTGGGCGCTCCGCTGGGCGCCTTCCACGCCAGCCTCCTGCACTGTCTGCTGCCGCAGCTGAGCAGTCCGCGCCTGGCCGTGCGCAAGCGGGCCGTTGGGGCTCTTGGCCACCTGGCGGCCGCCTGCAGCACCGACCTCTTCGTGGAGCTCGCCGACCACCTGCTGGACCGGCTGCCCGGCCCACGCGCGCCAGCCAGCCCCGCGGCGATCCGCACTCTCATCCAGTGTCTGGGCAGCATTGGCCGCCAGGCAGGCCACCGCCTGG GGGCCCATCTGGACCGCCTGGTGCCCCTGGTGGAGGAGTTCTGCAACCTGGATGATGATGAACTTCGGGAGTCCTGCCTCCAGGCCTTTGAGGCTTTCCTGAGGAA GTGCCCCAAGGAAATGGCCCCTCACGTGCCCAACGTGACCAGCCTCTGCCTCCAGTACATAAAGCACGACCCCAACTATAACTACGACAGTGACGAGGACGAGGAGCAGATGGAGACTGAGGACAGCGAGTTCAGTGAGCAAG AGAGCGAGGAGGAGTACAGCGATGACGACGACGTGAGCTGGAAGGTGCGCCGGGCAGCAGCCAAGTGCCTGGCAGCCCTGATCGACTCTCGGCCCGACCTGCTGCCTGACTTCCACTGCGCCCTGGCGCCCGCGCTCATCCATCGCTTCAAGGAGCGCGAGGAGAACGTCAAGGCCGACGTGTTCGGGGCTTACATCGTGCTGCTGCGGCAGACGCGGCCCCCGAAGGGGTGGATGGAGGTCATGGAGGAGCCCACCCAGACCGGCAGCAACCTCCAGATGCTGCGAGGACAG GTGCCTCTTGTGATGAAGGCCCTGCAGCGGCAGCTGAAAGACCGGAGTGCCAGGGCCCGCCAGGGCTGCTTCAGCCTCCTCACCGAGCTGGCAGGCGTCCTCCCGGGCAGCCTGGCGGAGCACATGCCCGTGCTGGTAGCAG GCATCGTCTTCTCACTGGCCGACCGCTCCAGCTCCTCCACCATCCGGATGGATGCCCTGGCCTTCCTGCAGGGGCTGCTGGGCACAGAGCCGGCCGAGGCCTTCCAGCCCCACCTGCCCACTCTCCTGCCACCAGTGCTGGCCTGCGTGGCTGACCCTTTCTACAAGATTGCAGCCGAGGCCCTGCTGgtgctccaggagctggtgagggCGCTGTGGCCACTGGACGGGCCTCGGAAGCTGGACCCCGAGCCCTATGTTGGAGAGATGTCCGCGGCCACCCTGGCCCGGCTTCGGGCCACCGACCTGGACCAGGAGGTGAAGGAGCGGGCCATCTCCTGCATGGGCCACCTTGTGGGCCATCTGGGCGACCGGCTCGGGGACGACCTGGAGCCGTCGCTCCTGCTCCTCCTGGACCGCCTGCGGAACGAGATCACACGGCTCTCGGCCGTCAAGGCGCTGACGCTGGTGGCCGTGTCCCCACTGAAGATCAGCCTGCAGCCCATCCTGGCCGAAGCGCTGCCCATCCTGGCCTCCTTCCTGCGCAAGAACCAGCGGGCGCTGCGGCTGGCCACGCTGGCGGCCCTGGCTGCGCTGGCCCAGAGCCAGGGCCCTGGTCTCCCGCCGTCCGCCGTGCGGGCCGTGCTGGCCGAGCTGCCCGCCCTGGTCAGCGAGAGCGACATGCACGTGGCCCAGCTGGCCGTGGACTTCCTCGCTACCGTTACCCGCGCCCAGCCGGCCTCCATGGCCGAGGTCAGCGGCCCCGTGCTGGCCGAGCTGCTGCGGTTGCTGCGCTCACCCCTGCTGCCAGCCGGGGTGCTGATGGCCACCGAAGGCTTCCTGCAGGCCCTGGTGGGGACGCGGCCGCCGTGCGTGGACTATGCCAAGCTCATCGGCCTGCTCACGGCACCCGTGTACGAGCAGGCAGCGGACGGCGGGCCCGGCCTGCACAAGCAAGTGTTCCACTCGCTGGCCCGCTGCGTGGCGGCCCTCGCTGCGGCCTGTCCCCAGGAGGCGGCAGGCACGGCCAACCGCCTGGTCGGCGAGGCCAGGTCGCCCAGCTCGAGCCCCGGGGTCAAGGTCCTGGCGTTCCTGTCGCTGGCGGAGGTGGGCCAGGTGGCCGGGCCAGGCCCACAGCGGGAGCTGAAGGCGGTGCTCCTGGAAGCCCTGGGCTCACCCAGTGAGGACGTGAGGGCGGCTGCCTCCTACGCGCTGGGCCGCGTGGGCGCGGGGAACCTGCCTGACTTCCTGCCTTTCCTGCTGGGGCAGATGGAGGCCGAGCCCCGGAGGCAGTACCTGCTGCTGCACTCGCTGCGGGAGGCCCTGGGGGCCGCCCAGCCTGACAGCCTGAAGCCCTACGCTGAGGACATCTGGGCCCTGCTGTTCCAGCGCTGCGAGGGCGCCGAGGAGGGCACCCGGGGGGTGGTGGCCGAGTGCATCGGGAAGCTCGTCCTTGTaaaccctcccttcctcctgccccgGTTCCGGAAGCAGCTTGCTGCAG GTCGGCCACACACCCGCTGCACCGCCATCACAGCAGCCAAGTACCTCATCTCTGATCAGCCCCACCCCATCGATCCCCTCCTGAAGACCTTCATCG GAGAGTTCATGGAGAGCCTGCAGGACCCAGACCTGAACGTGCGCCGGGCCACCCTGGCTTTCTTCAACTCCGCCGTGCACAACAAGCCCTCGCTGGTCCGCGACCTGCTGGATGACATCCTGCCCTTCCTCTACCAGGAGACGAAGATCCGCCGCGACCTCATCCGAGAG GTGGAGATGGGGCCCTTTAAGCACACGGTGGACGATGGGCTGGATGTGCGGAAGGCGGCCTTCGAGTGCATGTACTCACTGCTGGAGAGCTGCTTGGGCCAGCTGGATGTCTGCGAGTTCCTGAACCACGTGGAGGACGGCTTGAAGGACCACTACGACATCCGG ATGCTAACCTTCATCATGCTTGCCCGACTGGCTACCCTGTGTCCTGTGCCCGTCCTGCAGAGGGTGGACCGGCTCATCGAGCCCCTCAGGGCCACCTGCACTGCCAAG GTCAAAGCTGGTTCTGTGAAACAGGAGTTTGAGAAGCAAGACGAACTGAAGCGCTCGGCCATGAGGGCAGTGGCCACCCTGCTGACCATCCCGGAAGTGGGCAAGAGCCCCATCATGGCTGACTTCTCCTCCCAAATTCGATCCAACCCCGAGCTGGCTGCCCTCTTTGAAAGCATCCAGAAAGATTCTGTTTCGGCTCCCAGCACAGACTCCATGGAACTCAGCTAA
- the CAND2 gene encoding cullin-associated NEDD8-dissociated protein 2 isoform X2 has protein sequence MSTAAFHISSLLEKMTSSDKDFRFMATSDLMSELQKDSIQLDEDSERKVVKMLLRLLEDKNGEVQNLAVKCLGPLVGKVKEYQVETIVDALCANMRSDKEQLRDIAGIGLKTVLSELPTAATGSSLASNVCRKITGQLTSAIAQQEDVAVQLEALDILSDMLSRLGAPLGAFHASLLHCLLPQLSSPRLAVRKRAVGALGHLAAACSTDLFVELADHLLDRLPGPRAPASPAAIRTLIQCLGSIGRQAGHRLGAHLDRLVPLVEEFCNLDDDELRESCLQAFEAFLRKCPKEMAPHVPNVTSLCLQYIKHDPNYNYDSDEDEEQMETEDSEFSEQESEEEYSDDDDVSWKVRRAAAKCLAALIDSRPDLLPDFHCALAPALIHRFKEREENVKADVFGAYIVLLRQTRPPKGWMEVMEEPTQTGSNLQMLRGQVPLVMKALQRQLKDRSARARQGCFSLLTELAGVLPGSLAEHMPVLVAGIVFSLADRSSSSTIRMDALAFLQGLLGTEPAEAFQPHLPTLLPPVLACVADPFYKIAAEALLVLQELVRALWPLDGPRKLDPEPYVGEMSAATLARLRATDLDQEVKERAISCMGHLVGHLGDRLGDDLEPSLLLLLDRLRNEITRLSAVKALTLVAVSPLKISLQPILAEALPILASFLRKNQRALRLATLAALAALAQSQGPGLPPSAVRAVLAELPALVSESDMHVAQLAVDFLATVTRAQPASMAEVSGPVLAELLRLLRSPLLPAGVLMATEGFLQALVGTRPPCVDYAKLIGLLTAPVYEQAADGGPGLHKQVFHSLARCVAALAAACPQEAAGTANRLVGEARSPSSSPGVKVLAFLSLAEVGQVAGPGPQRELKAVLLEALGSPSEDVRAAASYALGRVGAGNLPDFLPFLLGQMEAEPRRQYLLLHSLREALGAAQPDSLKPYAEDIWALLFQRCEGAEEGTRGVVAECIGKLVLVNPPFLLPRFRKQLAAGRPHTRCTAITAAKYLISDQPHPIDPLLKTFIGEFMESLQDPDLNVRRATLAFFNSAVHNKPSLVRDLLDDILPFLYQETKIRRDLIREVEMGPFKHTVDDGLDVRKAAFECMYSLLESCLGQLDVCEFLNHVEDGLKDHYDIRMLTFIMLARLATLCPVPVLQRVDRLIEPLRATCTAKVKAGSVKQEFEKQDELKRSAMRAVATLLTIPEVGKSPIMADFSSQIRSNPELAALFESIQKDSVSAPSTDSMELS, from the exons GTTCATGGCCACCAGTGACCTGATGTCGGAGCTTCAGAAGGACTCCATCCAGCTGGACGAGGACAGTGAGCGCAAGGTGGTGAAGATGCTGCTCCGGCTCCTGGAGGACAAGAATGGGGAGGTGCAAAACCTAGCTGTCAAGTG CTTGGGTCCTCTGGTGGGCAAAGTGAAGGAGTACCAGGTGGAGACTATCGTGGATGCCCTCTGTGCCAACATGCGGTCGGACAAGGAGCAGCTCCGAGACATCGCTGGCATCGGCCTGAAGACCGTCCTGTCAGAGCTCCCCACTGCGGCCACAG GCTCCAGCCTGGCCTCCAACGTGTGCCGGAAGATCACCGGCCAGCTCACCAGTGCGATCGCCCAGCAGGAGGATGTGGCCGTGCAGCTGGAAGCCCTGGACATCCTTTCTGACATGCTGAGCAG GCTGGGCGCTCCGCTGGGCGCCTTCCACGCCAGCCTCCTGCACTGTCTGCTGCCGCAGCTGAGCAGTCCGCGCCTGGCCGTGCGCAAGCGGGCCGTTGGGGCTCTTGGCCACCTGGCGGCCGCCTGCAGCACCGACCTCTTCGTGGAGCTCGCCGACCACCTGCTGGACCGGCTGCCCGGCCCACGCGCGCCAGCCAGCCCCGCGGCGATCCGCACTCTCATCCAGTGTCTGGGCAGCATTGGCCGCCAGGCAGGCCACCGCCTGG GGGCCCATCTGGACCGCCTGGTGCCCCTGGTGGAGGAGTTCTGCAACCTGGATGATGATGAACTTCGGGAGTCCTGCCTCCAGGCCTTTGAGGCTTTCCTGAGGAA GTGCCCCAAGGAAATGGCCCCTCACGTGCCCAACGTGACCAGCCTCTGCCTCCAGTACATAAAGCACGACCCCAACTATAACTACGACAGTGACGAGGACGAGGAGCAGATGGAGACTGAGGACAGCGAGTTCAGTGAGCAAG AGAGCGAGGAGGAGTACAGCGATGACGACGACGTGAGCTGGAAGGTGCGCCGGGCAGCAGCCAAGTGCCTGGCAGCCCTGATCGACTCTCGGCCCGACCTGCTGCCTGACTTCCACTGCGCCCTGGCGCCCGCGCTCATCCATCGCTTCAAGGAGCGCGAGGAGAACGTCAAGGCCGACGTGTTCGGGGCTTACATCGTGCTGCTGCGGCAGACGCGGCCCCCGAAGGGGTGGATGGAGGTCATGGAGGAGCCCACCCAGACCGGCAGCAACCTCCAGATGCTGCGAGGACAG GTGCCTCTTGTGATGAAGGCCCTGCAGCGGCAGCTGAAAGACCGGAGTGCCAGGGCCCGCCAGGGCTGCTTCAGCCTCCTCACCGAGCTGGCAGGCGTCCTCCCGGGCAGCCTGGCGGAGCACATGCCCGTGCTGGTAGCAG GCATCGTCTTCTCACTGGCCGACCGCTCCAGCTCCTCCACCATCCGGATGGATGCCCTGGCCTTCCTGCAGGGGCTGCTGGGCACAGAGCCGGCCGAGGCCTTCCAGCCCCACCTGCCCACTCTCCTGCCACCAGTGCTGGCCTGCGTGGCTGACCCTTTCTACAAGATTGCAGCCGAGGCCCTGCTGgtgctccaggagctggtgagggCGCTGTGGCCACTGGACGGGCCTCGGAAGCTGGACCCCGAGCCCTATGTTGGAGAGATGTCCGCGGCCACCCTGGCCCGGCTTCGGGCCACCGACCTGGACCAGGAGGTGAAGGAGCGGGCCATCTCCTGCATGGGCCACCTTGTGGGCCATCTGGGCGACCGGCTCGGGGACGACCTGGAGCCGTCGCTCCTGCTCCTCCTGGACCGCCTGCGGAACGAGATCACACGGCTCTCGGCCGTCAAGGCGCTGACGCTGGTGGCCGTGTCCCCACTGAAGATCAGCCTGCAGCCCATCCTGGCCGAAGCGCTGCCCATCCTGGCCTCCTTCCTGCGCAAGAACCAGCGGGCGCTGCGGCTGGCCACGCTGGCGGCCCTGGCTGCGCTGGCCCAGAGCCAGGGCCCTGGTCTCCCGCCGTCCGCCGTGCGGGCCGTGCTGGCCGAGCTGCCCGCCCTGGTCAGCGAGAGCGACATGCACGTGGCCCAGCTGGCCGTGGACTTCCTCGCTACCGTTACCCGCGCCCAGCCGGCCTCCATGGCCGAGGTCAGCGGCCCCGTGCTGGCCGAGCTGCTGCGGTTGCTGCGCTCACCCCTGCTGCCAGCCGGGGTGCTGATGGCCACCGAAGGCTTCCTGCAGGCCCTGGTGGGGACGCGGCCGCCGTGCGTGGACTATGCCAAGCTCATCGGCCTGCTCACGGCACCCGTGTACGAGCAGGCAGCGGACGGCGGGCCCGGCCTGCACAAGCAAGTGTTCCACTCGCTGGCCCGCTGCGTGGCGGCCCTCGCTGCGGCCTGTCCCCAGGAGGCGGCAGGCACGGCCAACCGCCTGGTCGGCGAGGCCAGGTCGCCCAGCTCGAGCCCCGGGGTCAAGGTCCTGGCGTTCCTGTCGCTGGCGGAGGTGGGCCAGGTGGCCGGGCCAGGCCCACAGCGGGAGCTGAAGGCGGTGCTCCTGGAAGCCCTGGGCTCACCCAGTGAGGACGTGAGGGCGGCTGCCTCCTACGCGCTGGGCCGCGTGGGCGCGGGGAACCTGCCTGACTTCCTGCCTTTCCTGCTGGGGCAGATGGAGGCCGAGCCCCGGAGGCAGTACCTGCTGCTGCACTCGCTGCGGGAGGCCCTGGGGGCCGCCCAGCCTGACAGCCTGAAGCCCTACGCTGAGGACATCTGGGCCCTGCTGTTCCAGCGCTGCGAGGGCGCCGAGGAGGGCACCCGGGGGGTGGTGGCCGAGTGCATCGGGAAGCTCGTCCTTGTaaaccctcccttcctcctgccccgGTTCCGGAAGCAGCTTGCTGCAG GTCGGCCACACACCCGCTGCACCGCCATCACAGCAGCCAAGTACCTCATCTCTGATCAGCCCCACCCCATCGATCCCCTCCTGAAGACCTTCATCG GAGAGTTCATGGAGAGCCTGCAGGACCCAGACCTGAACGTGCGCCGGGCCACCCTGGCTTTCTTCAACTCCGCCGTGCACAACAAGCCCTCGCTGGTCCGCGACCTGCTGGATGACATCCTGCCCTTCCTCTACCAGGAGACGAAGATCCGCCGCGACCTCATCCGAGAG GTGGAGATGGGGCCCTTTAAGCACACGGTGGACGATGGGCTGGATGTGCGGAAGGCGGCCTTCGAGTGCATGTACTCACTGCTGGAGAGCTGCTTGGGCCAGCTGGATGTCTGCGAGTTCCTGAACCACGTGGAGGACGGCTTGAAGGACCACTACGACATCCGG ATGCTAACCTTCATCATGCTTGCCCGACTGGCTACCCTGTGTCCTGTGCCCGTCCTGCAGAGGGTGGACCGGCTCATCGAGCCCCTCAGGGCCACCTGCACTGCCAAG GTCAAAGCTGGTTCTGTGAAACAGGAGTTTGAGAAGCAAGACGAACTGAAGCGCTCGGCCATGAGGGCAGTGGCCACCCTGCTGACCATCCCGGAAGTGGGCAAGAGCCCCATCATGGCTGACTTCTCCTCCCAAATTCGATCCAACCCCGAGCTGGCTGCCCTCTTTGAAAGCATCCAGAAAGATTCTGTTTCGGCTCCCAGCACAGACTCCATGGAACTCAGCTAA
- the CAND2 gene encoding cullin-associated NEDD8-dissociated protein 2 isoform X3 has protein sequence MGRVRLRGRKGSGTVAELGSGESASTSRFMATSDLMSELQKDSIQLDEDSERKVVKMLLRLLEDKNGEVQNLAVKCLGPLVGKVKEYQVETIVDALCANMRSDKEQLRDIAGIGLKTVLSELPTAATGSSLASNVCRKITGQLTSAIAQQEDVAVQLEALDILSDMLSRLGAPLGAFHASLLHCLLPQLSSPRLAVRKRAVGALGHLAAACSTDLFVELADHLLDRLPGPRAPASPAAIRTLIQCLGSIGRQAGHRLGAHLDRLVPLVEEFCNLDDDELRESCLQAFEAFLRKCPKEMAPHVPNVTSLCLQYIKHDPNYNYDSDEDEEQMETEDSEFSEQESEEEYSDDDDVSWKVRRAAAKCLAALIDSRPDLLPDFHCALAPALIHRFKEREENVKADVFGAYIVLLRQTRPPKGWMEVMEEPTQTGSNLQMLRGQVPLVMKALQRQLKDRSARARQGCFSLLTELAGVLPGSLAEHMPVLVAGIVFSLADRSSSSTIRMDALAFLQGLLGTEPAEAFQPHLPTLLPPVLACVADPFYKIAAEALLVLQELVRALWPLDGPRKLDPEPYVGEMSAATLARLRATDLDQEVKERAISCMGHLVGHLGDRLGDDLEPSLLLLLDRLRNEITRLSAVKALTLVAVSPLKISLQPILAEALPILASFLRKNQRALRLATLAALAALAQSQGPGLPPSAVRAVLAELPALVSESDMHVAQLAVDFLATVTRAQPASMAEVSGPVLAELLRLLRSPLLPAGVLMATEGFLQALVGTRPPCVDYAKLIGLLTAPVYEQAADGGPGLHKQVFHSLARCVAALAAACPQEAAGTANRLVGEARSPSSSPGVKVLAFLSLAEVGQVAGPGPQRELKAVLLEALGSPSEDVRAAASYALGRVGAGNLPDFLPFLLGQMEAEPRRQYLLLHSLREALGAAQPDSLKPYAEDIWALLFQRCEGAEEGTRGVVAECIGKLVLVNPPFLLPRFRKQLAAGRPHTRCTAITAAKYLISDQPHPIDPLLKTFIGTPLILDFIYLLNI, from the exons atggggagagtGAGGCTCAGAGGCAGAAAGGGCTCAGGCACCGTCGCAGAGTTAGGAAGTGGAGAATCCGCGTCCACATCCAG GTTCATGGCCACCAGTGACCTGATGTCGGAGCTTCAGAAGGACTCCATCCAGCTGGACGAGGACAGTGAGCGCAAGGTGGTGAAGATGCTGCTCCGGCTCCTGGAGGACAAGAATGGGGAGGTGCAAAACCTAGCTGTCAAGTG CTTGGGTCCTCTGGTGGGCAAAGTGAAGGAGTACCAGGTGGAGACTATCGTGGATGCCCTCTGTGCCAACATGCGGTCGGACAAGGAGCAGCTCCGAGACATCGCTGGCATCGGCCTGAAGACCGTCCTGTCAGAGCTCCCCACTGCGGCCACAG GCTCCAGCCTGGCCTCCAACGTGTGCCGGAAGATCACCGGCCAGCTCACCAGTGCGATCGCCCAGCAGGAGGATGTGGCCGTGCAGCTGGAAGCCCTGGACATCCTTTCTGACATGCTGAGCAG GCTGGGCGCTCCGCTGGGCGCCTTCCACGCCAGCCTCCTGCACTGTCTGCTGCCGCAGCTGAGCAGTCCGCGCCTGGCCGTGCGCAAGCGGGCCGTTGGGGCTCTTGGCCACCTGGCGGCCGCCTGCAGCACCGACCTCTTCGTGGAGCTCGCCGACCACCTGCTGGACCGGCTGCCCGGCCCACGCGCGCCAGCCAGCCCCGCGGCGATCCGCACTCTCATCCAGTGTCTGGGCAGCATTGGCCGCCAGGCAGGCCACCGCCTGG GGGCCCATCTGGACCGCCTGGTGCCCCTGGTGGAGGAGTTCTGCAACCTGGATGATGATGAACTTCGGGAGTCCTGCCTCCAGGCCTTTGAGGCTTTCCTGAGGAA GTGCCCCAAGGAAATGGCCCCTCACGTGCCCAACGTGACCAGCCTCTGCCTCCAGTACATAAAGCACGACCCCAACTATAACTACGACAGTGACGAGGACGAGGAGCAGATGGAGACTGAGGACAGCGAGTTCAGTGAGCAAG AGAGCGAGGAGGAGTACAGCGATGACGACGACGTGAGCTGGAAGGTGCGCCGGGCAGCAGCCAAGTGCCTGGCAGCCCTGATCGACTCTCGGCCCGACCTGCTGCCTGACTTCCACTGCGCCCTGGCGCCCGCGCTCATCCATCGCTTCAAGGAGCGCGAGGAGAACGTCAAGGCCGACGTGTTCGGGGCTTACATCGTGCTGCTGCGGCAGACGCGGCCCCCGAAGGGGTGGATGGAGGTCATGGAGGAGCCCACCCAGACCGGCAGCAACCTCCAGATGCTGCGAGGACAG GTGCCTCTTGTGATGAAGGCCCTGCAGCGGCAGCTGAAAGACCGGAGTGCCAGGGCCCGCCAGGGCTGCTTCAGCCTCCTCACCGAGCTGGCAGGCGTCCTCCCGGGCAGCCTGGCGGAGCACATGCCCGTGCTGGTAGCAG GCATCGTCTTCTCACTGGCCGACCGCTCCAGCTCCTCCACCATCCGGATGGATGCCCTGGCCTTCCTGCAGGGGCTGCTGGGCACAGAGCCGGCCGAGGCCTTCCAGCCCCACCTGCCCACTCTCCTGCCACCAGTGCTGGCCTGCGTGGCTGACCCTTTCTACAAGATTGCAGCCGAGGCCCTGCTGgtgctccaggagctggtgagggCGCTGTGGCCACTGGACGGGCCTCGGAAGCTGGACCCCGAGCCCTATGTTGGAGAGATGTCCGCGGCCACCCTGGCCCGGCTTCGGGCCACCGACCTGGACCAGGAGGTGAAGGAGCGGGCCATCTCCTGCATGGGCCACCTTGTGGGCCATCTGGGCGACCGGCTCGGGGACGACCTGGAGCCGTCGCTCCTGCTCCTCCTGGACCGCCTGCGGAACGAGATCACACGGCTCTCGGCCGTCAAGGCGCTGACGCTGGTGGCCGTGTCCCCACTGAAGATCAGCCTGCAGCCCATCCTGGCCGAAGCGCTGCCCATCCTGGCCTCCTTCCTGCGCAAGAACCAGCGGGCGCTGCGGCTGGCCACGCTGGCGGCCCTGGCTGCGCTGGCCCAGAGCCAGGGCCCTGGTCTCCCGCCGTCCGCCGTGCGGGCCGTGCTGGCCGAGCTGCCCGCCCTGGTCAGCGAGAGCGACATGCACGTGGCCCAGCTGGCCGTGGACTTCCTCGCTACCGTTACCCGCGCCCAGCCGGCCTCCATGGCCGAGGTCAGCGGCCCCGTGCTGGCCGAGCTGCTGCGGTTGCTGCGCTCACCCCTGCTGCCAGCCGGGGTGCTGATGGCCACCGAAGGCTTCCTGCAGGCCCTGGTGGGGACGCGGCCGCCGTGCGTGGACTATGCCAAGCTCATCGGCCTGCTCACGGCACCCGTGTACGAGCAGGCAGCGGACGGCGGGCCCGGCCTGCACAAGCAAGTGTTCCACTCGCTGGCCCGCTGCGTGGCGGCCCTCGCTGCGGCCTGTCCCCAGGAGGCGGCAGGCACGGCCAACCGCCTGGTCGGCGAGGCCAGGTCGCCCAGCTCGAGCCCCGGGGTCAAGGTCCTGGCGTTCCTGTCGCTGGCGGAGGTGGGCCAGGTGGCCGGGCCAGGCCCACAGCGGGAGCTGAAGGCGGTGCTCCTGGAAGCCCTGGGCTCACCCAGTGAGGACGTGAGGGCGGCTGCCTCCTACGCGCTGGGCCGCGTGGGCGCGGGGAACCTGCCTGACTTCCTGCCTTTCCTGCTGGGGCAGATGGAGGCCGAGCCCCGGAGGCAGTACCTGCTGCTGCACTCGCTGCGGGAGGCCCTGGGGGCCGCCCAGCCTGACAGCCTGAAGCCCTACGCTGAGGACATCTGGGCCCTGCTGTTCCAGCGCTGCGAGGGCGCCGAGGAGGGCACCCGGGGGGTGGTGGCCGAGTGCATCGGGAAGCTCGTCCTTGTaaaccctcccttcctcctgccccgGTTCCGGAAGCAGCTTGCTGCAG GTCGGCCACACACCCGCTGCACCGCCATCACAGCAGCCAAGTACCTCATCTCTGATCAGCCCCACCCCATCGATCCCCTCCTGAAGACCTTCATCG ggaCCCCTCtcattcttgattttatttatttattgaatatataa